A single genomic interval of Streptomyces sp. BA2 harbors:
- a CDS encoding WXG100 family type VII secretion target — protein sequence MADGQKLNNEQVALLKKEIVGKYESVQQQLKRLQGTLDTMEVNWRGVGAHAFDKKQTELNERMQVIGRILVDFLDGISGNEKLTEGLEDQVRSTMDSIDVQYGGKQSAINSY from the coding sequence GTGGCTGACGGCCAGAAGTTGAACAATGAGCAAGTGGCGCTGCTGAAGAAAGAGATCGTGGGCAAGTACGAATCGGTCCAGCAGCAGCTCAAGCGGCTCCAGGGCACCCTCGACACGATGGAGGTGAACTGGCGGGGTGTCGGAGCTCATGCATTCGACAAGAAGCAGACCGAGCTCAACGAGCGCATGCAGGTGATCGGGAGGATCCTGGTGGATTTTCTGGACGGCATCAGTGGCAACGAGAAGCTCACGGAAGGCCTTGAGGACCAGGTCCGGTCGACGATGGACAGCATCGACGTGCAGTACGGCGGCAAGCAGTCGGCTATCAACAGCTACTGA
- a CDS encoding WXG100 family type VII secretion target, whose translation MAVKYGGLDAITTELGNQAKQLEADLADIKRAVTKVAEGWEGKAHEAYVLQQQEWDKNVEAIHRALVEIGQKVGQAGGDYRGGDLKGASYFQ comes from the coding sequence ATGGCGGTCAAATATGGTGGCCTTGACGCCATCACGACCGAACTCGGCAACCAGGCGAAGCAGTTGGAGGCCGATCTCGCTGATATCAAGCGGGCGGTGACGAAGGTGGCCGAGGGCTGGGAGGGCAAGGCCCACGAGGCGTACGTCCTGCAGCAGCAGGAGTGGGACAAGAACGTCGAGGCCATTCACCGGGCTCTCGTCGAGATCGGCCAAAAGGTCGGCCAGGCCGGCGGTGACTACCGGGGCGGTGACCTGAAGGGCGCCAGCTACTTCCAGTGA